In Deefgea piscis, the DNA window TAAACACCAACCCCAATAAAATTGCGGCGGCCATCTTTGATATGGACGGTTTATTGATTGATAGTGAGCGAATGGCCTTAAGCTGCTGGCATGATGCCGCCGAACAATTAGGCCACGCCATTGCCGCCGAGATTCCACTGGGCATGATTGGCATGCACTCATCAAAAACCGAAGCGTATTTGCACGCGGCACTCGGGCCGCATTTTCCAGTCGCTCAATTGCGCGCAACAACGCACGAAATCTACCTCGCCCGCAGCCATGAAACGATCAATTTACGTCCCGGCGTGATCGAATTACTCGACTTTTTAACCCACAGCGCCATTCCCTGCGCGGTTGCCACCTCAACGAAACGCGCCATGGCCAATCACCACCTCACCATTAGCGGTTTA includes these proteins:
- a CDS encoding HAD family hydrolase; amino-acid sequence: MKINTNPNKIAAAIFDMDGLLIDSERMALSCWHDAAEQLGHAIAAEIPLGMIGMHSSKTEAYLHAALGPHFPVAQLRATTHEIYLARSHETINLRPGVIELLDFLTHSAIPCAVATSTKRAMANHHLTISGLWPYFQLAVCGDEIIHPKPAPDIYLKVIAQLGVHAANCVVFEDSNFGAQAGHAAGCRVIMVPDLLPATEQTQALEIEIVDSLSAARSILEQGHA